Within the Miscanthus floridulus cultivar M001 chromosome 2, ASM1932011v1, whole genome shotgun sequence genome, the region TTCGGGGTACAATACAATCCACAGGAGAATCAATCCAGAGGGGGATTGGGTGATCCCTCTCCCATCACTCAATCGCCTTCTTGCCTGGTCGGACCTAATCCATTTTGTTTGATTGCTAGTTTGGGATAGGTTTCGATTGATATGGATTTGCATGTATCTCAGTATTTGGCTCATGGCTCAGGCAAGTTTTAGACCATTTGGCTGTGTACATGATAAAATCAGTGTAGTAAACAAGATACAGTATCATGATTTATTATGGAGAAAAAAATCGTAACATTTACCCCTTGCATAATAAGATACTAAACGAGTATCACGTAAAAAGAGACAACTTTGACTCAGTAATACACTAGACATTGTGTCTAGTTAGGCCCAACACAAAGCAACTTGGTCAATATACCAAACTTACTTTCTTAGAAGAATAATTATAAAAGTAGAAATAGGCAACAACAGCAACTCAAATAATCTGTCAACTAAGACTGACATTGCCGAAGCTGAGAGGTGGGCTATGAAGCGGCAGTTTATGCACTCTGAGAGACTGAGAGCACAAATGAATCAATAAAAAGTGGTCACAGTGGCTAAGGAACTCTGAACTGCAAAAACAAAGATAAATAAAGCATTTGTTTAGTAAAAAAAATGATGACTGAAAACTTCACGATTTGCATTTTGCAAAGAGACGCCTCTATTGAGATACTAACAATAAATGATTTCAAGAAGATTTCGTTTTGGGGCCTAAGCAAAATTAAATCAGTGCTCctctaaaagaaaaataaattggTGTTATATCAGTACATAACAAAAGAGTGCTGGACAAAAACATGCTTTTTGCTTGTACTCGGAAAAGTGAAAAACAAGGTTTTGCTTGACCACTGAACATATATGCATAAATAGCTCTGTGTTAAGTTCTTCCAGCATACTGTCCACAGAAAATTTCAGCTAAAATTGAGAATTACTAAATTACAAAAACTCTGTGAAAGTATCATTTTAGCACTAGCCACTAGGATATTTAATCCAAATAAAATGGACTGAATATCAAAGAGAAAAACCTCAAAATAATCTGATCACCATACATTTAGAAAATAATATACTAGCACAGCATGAAACCAACTAGTGATACTAATCAGTACTACACTTAATATTTACCAGTACTACTGTATTAGAAGCTTGGAGGACCAAAAACTGAGCCATTTTAATCCACTGGCATTGGTTTCTCTATCTTCTGAAAGTTCTATTGCTGAAATGGCAAAACATTTTTATGGTTTGGAAAAAAAAAGTTTTCTAATACTATCAGAGAACCAATTTATCACGATGACGGGAACAGTACAAAATTGACCCAAAAAATCTAGTAATCTGTCCCCAACGAAAATAGTACTGAGGATTGTAAAGAGGCACTAGGACGAGGCTGGTTTTTGCCTCTCCTGGCTGGAGGTGCCCCAAACATCATGCTCGTTCGGGCTGGAAGCTGGAAGCATATGAGCCACATGGCATCCCAGTGCGGCCTTGTGCATTCTCCATGTATCTATGACAGGAGCAAGCGATTCACCATGTAAAACCCTAGCacagagggaggagagggagagggaagaggTGGAAAGGAGAAGTGGATTGGACTAGAACAAATCCAACCCACGTCGTTGCCAAATGCTCTTTTAGCCCATGACACAGTTTCCTCCCCGGCATGGGTTTCACACCCCACATGATGTGGATCTGCCCCCGAACCACATTGTTCCATAGGCTTCCAAACGAGGCCTTACAGGGTCCACCCTTGTGACCTGCCGTGGGAACTTGAGCATGCTCATAGTGAAGGTTGGTGGGTGGGACAAAGCCACATAGGATTCGATTTTAGTCTGGTTTTGGTGTTTTGCTGTGGACAGAAAGAAGATTAGAGGTTTGTGGTGTTTGTTGGAGTATCGAAGGTGGTGATTTTGTAGCATGGTGTTGCAGTTTGGTTGGAACTTGGAGTTTAGAGGGAAGATTTGGTGATGAGCAGCCACAGCCCGCCGCCGAAGGATCGCAGGATGCGTACCGAACGCACCTCATACCGTGACGCACCATATCGGAGGGACAGCCGCCATGGTCCAAGCAGGTTTGAGCTAATCTAAGTCAAACAGGACGAGTGTTTGGCATTGTTCTTCCAAACATCGCCTCCTCTCGTTATAATGTATATATTTGGCTAAATGTTATTTGAATGGGGTCATGCACAAGGTTTAAGTTCGTGGGTGGTAGAATAACCATAATTGTTTATTTGATTTAAATGTAACTTTTTCCTATATTTATCCCATTGTAATCACTTGTTCATGTATGTAGCATAAATAAGGGCACTTGATATTGGTTAATGATAGCAATAATTTATCTGAAACTCTAGTAAAACAATGTAATATAGTATGGTAAAGTGATTTGGGATTGAAATTTTTTGGATGAATTCATGTTGTGGCATGGTTTTAGGAGAAAGCCTCTGTGTGGAATTGTAACTAGACATGGGTCATGACAAGAATGGTGAAATTACTAAACAATTTATGCGAATGGaactgtaatatattattattCAGACATTTGGGAAGGTTATGTATCCTTTAGTTATTTGCCTTACCACTTGTGCAGGTTTCGTAATGATTTGTGTAACAATTGTAAGCGTCCTGGGCATTTTGCTAGAGAGTGTCCTAGCGTGGCTGTCTGCCATACCTGCGGGCTTCCTGGGTAATAACTTTGTGGTATTCTGCTTGCACAGATTCATGCTCTTATATGTTATTAGTTTTAATATTTTAATCATGCAAGTGCACTTTGCTTGCAATGCCTACCATACTTTTAATCATTGTAGCACAACCATTCTAGCGATACCTTACGTAGAATTATAACTCTGTGCCCATGCTATATCAAAACCATCTCAATTGGTGCTCTTTTGAATTCTTTCATGATTTGCGGTGAAGCTATGTTTAACCATTATTGGGCATTTTATGCATCCTCAGTAGTGTGGACATGGGGTTCGTGTCTCCCTAGGAGCACAAACTCCATGTTCTAGCTTATGTTATTGTTTTGAATGTTCATGTCATCCTGAATGTCACTTCTAGCATCATTTGTCTAGTGAAGTTTAATCCATATATGCAAGCAAGGCTTTATTGTTTTAGCCTCTTATTGCATAGGACCTGATTAAGGATTTGATTTGATTCTTATGATATTTTAGTTGATTAATAATTACAAAGGCCTTGAAGCATAACTGTAAGGCGTCGTAGTTCCATGTGATTAGGAAGGCTGCACTATGGCTATGTTTATCTCTTGAGCTGATATCGTTTTTTCATACTTAAATTCGTTTTAATGTTGCAGGCACATTGCAGCTGAATGTTCTTCCAAAGGTATTTGCTGGAACTGCAAAGAGCCTGGCCACATGGCTAACAATTGCCCAAATGAAGGGATATGCCGTAACTGTGGGAAGTCCGGCCATATTGCAAAAGACTGCACTGCTCCACCAGTGCCGCCAGGAGAAGTGATCCTTTGCAGCAACTGCTACAAACCAGGGCATTTTCGTGAGGAATGTACCAATGAGAAGGCCTGCAACAATTGCCGGCAGAGTGGCCATATTGCCCGTAACTGCACCAATGATCCTGTTTGCAACCTGTGCAATGTTGCTGGCCATCTGGCCCGTCAGTGCCCCAAGTCTGATACATTGGGTGAGAGGGGTGGGCCTCCTCCCTTCCGCGGTGTTGGCACTCCCTTCCGTGGTGTTGGCGTTCCCTTCCGTGGTGGCTTTAGTGACGTGATCTGCCGGGCCTGCAACCAGATTGGCCATATGAGTCGTGACTGCATGGCTGGTGCCTTCATGATCTGTCACAACTGTGGCGGCCGTGGCCACATGGCTTATGAGTGCCCCTCTGTGAGTCTCATGGACCGGTTCCCCCCTCGCCGTTTCTGAAGGACGTCTAAGGGCTGTTCAGATGACAGCTATTTTCAGCCCAGTGTGTCAAGAACACTTATTTTTGTTTGCTTTATGCATTTCTAAACCTTAATGGATTATAGATATTTCAGATTCATAACTCGCCAGCAGTATTTGTAATTCTGGATTTGCTACTTGACTCCGATGTTCTGTTGATGGTAATGTTTGAAGACGGGGATATCTGCCCTTATGAACTCAAATTCATCCTGTGAGTTTTTAATATTATTCGAACTGGAACATCAGAACATGTGCTACTGGTTGCGCCCGTGGAAAAAACGATTCTTGTGACTTCGCCTTTCGATGTGCCGGAGCTCCCTGTGCAAATTATGGGAGTTGCTATATTTTGGGTGCTCGAATTTTTAAGCAACAATTTTAAACAACTAACTAGTATAATTAAAAGAGCAATATATAAGAGATAATTTATAGTTTTTTAATCAAACAATGGCAAAATTACGTGTTGCCTAAACAACAATCAGGCAAGTTATTGTCAAGCAAGGGAGTCTGTGTTGCAATGTTTTGTAAACAACAATGGGAGAGTTACCTAATAAACAACAATCAGGCCAACATGGGAGAGTGCCAGAGTGGCCTAAACAACAGGCCAACAATGCGAGAGTTGTAAAACATATCCCGGTGCACCCTGGTAATTGTAAATTtcgagtttctgaaaagatgaatGAAAGTTTCTTTACCTTGTAATTTTTTTACTTGTCGTGGTCCGGTAAAAGTTGGTGTTTGAGTACCTAGTTAAAAACTTAAAAACAATAGAATGGTACACTTAAAAACTATACAGCAATTGATCTAATTTAATCAAAGTATGGAGCAAACTCGATGAACGGCTACTCTGAGAGTTGTGTTATTCGTCAACATACAAGTTCCATAGAATTTCACACACTAGGAAAAAGAAGGCAGAACAGCTGAAAGCGAAATCAGAACACACGTGACCAGCCCAACTCAGTATATCTCCCATTTCGAAATGCCACAGTGAAGTGGATGGTCATAGAAACACTCGAGATGCACTGTATCTTGCAATCTAATCCAATTTCACATAGCTGAGTCCGTTGCCATCTCCTTTTTCGCCATCATTTTGCCCCAGATCCTTCAGCTGCATCGAGGGGAGGACAAATAAAAAATCAGCTACTTGATCAACTCAATAACTAACATTGGGAACATCTGGGAACTCCTTGTTATTTCTAAAGCTAGAATGGAAAATTGTTTGAAAACACAGTCAACAGTAGAAAAATACCTTCGCTAGGTATGCTTTGTGGAATCTGTAGCCCTGAAAAACACAAAGAACTCAAGATTAGAAATCTGATATTCCATCACTTCTTAGTACCACCTTTCAAACTGTGTGTAAAGGAGAAACTTACTCTATCAGTCCCATATAAGTAATCACAGTAAGTGAAAACAGAAGCAAAATTGCTTTGGCTCTGGCCTCCTACATAATGATGATAGTCATGGTATTCTGCTCCTCCATAGAATGGAATATACTTTGTCGGGGTGAATGGGAAATCAAAGCtgcaaaacaacaaaacaagttaTGTTTTCCCCTTatagaagctgcacaaaaaaaagTAGTTATCATGGACAGTTTCATTGATCACAGCGAAATATAACAAGCAGTACCTAGCACAGAACAGGACAAACTAAGGTAAGTCCTAGCTGGGATGGTGAAATGTATAATATTAAACAAAGCATAACTGGATTGTATCAAAAGGTTGGGCAAACAAAAAGAACCAATGTGATATGCGTGATATCAGTAGAATTTCAGTCCCCCAACAAGTAATTCTGGTGACACTGTGACATGGTAGTTAACTTCAATCGTATAGAAAGGTTGGGCAAACAAAAAAGACCAATGTGATATGTATGGTAGTATCGGTAGACCTCGGTCCAATCATAGCACAAGCCAACGGGACAACAGGTCATTCTGGTGGCATGGTAGTTAACTTCAACCATATATAGTGAAACTAGGATTTTTTTATCATGTCCACCTAAAAATAGGGACAAGAAATGTACCAATACAACATGACAATATGAAGAGTAAATAGTGTGCCCTTTTTATCAAAAAGAAAAACATAAATACTGTGTGTTGAAAGGTCATAGTACTCCAGCTAATGGCATAAGTTGAGACTTGAGACAATATTGCCTGTGAGTAGAAACATCCAAGATAACAAAAAAATAACTTCCTATCCACTAAGATATAAATCAAGAAGGATAATTGCTCCAACATGACCCACTTAGATAGTGAGTAATACAAGTGCAACTGCAGCAAAGTATTGAATCAGTAAATCCTGAATTTTTCAAGCTGCAAGTAAGCATATTACACTTTTCTCTTCCTGCAGGAGTTAATTCCATTCATACTTCATAGCGAGCATAAACGTTGTTATTTAGATTTTGCAAAGCTTTGTAGTAGAATCATTTCAAACATTCCTTTAAGGATTGATAGGCCGTATCCATTTTGTTAGTAGAGTGAAACTGCAGGTAACAAAAGTTTAATTCAAATCTGCCATGCCTAACCTTAGGCATCCACAGTTAGTAGGCAGTGTTTTATTCCTCCACAATTTAGGCTGACTAACTTCTTAGCATCCTCACCCACATCTACTCAGGTTTCTTGCCTAACTATGCCTAAGCTTAGGTGATTTTTTTTCTTGCCAGAAAAGCGTGGCAAGACTAGGTTAGCCACCATAGTCAAGAATGTGCAGCAACATTGTAATTTGGAAAATTTCAACTACAGCTTCAAAATTGGTAAGTGTATTTTTGTTCCTATTACCACAGAGCAGCAGCCAATGCTAATCCATGCTGTATACTTTCTTCATTACCAGGGAATACCCCAAAGAAGTATCGACTAAAAAACCTTCAACTGTAAACAGCTGGCTAagaactctcaggcaattctatCAGTTATGCAGATAACAACATCAGTTCAAATCAGCTTCCAATCAATGAAAAACTCCTGGCGAGAAACTCCATTCACTCAGGTCATTGTCAGTGCTGTGCACACCACAGTAACCCAGGAACTCCACCCATAAACTACATCCGTCACTAGCAACAAAGACTAACCCACGCAAAAGCAATACAATGTTGCACAATAATCTAAAATAATTACAAAAGCATGTTAAATGAATTCAATTGTTGTGCATAAACCATAAAGTGCTCCATAGATGGGAAAGACGAGAAAGTCCTTACCCACTATGCGTCTCGATAGCCTCCACCTGACGGAGTATAATCCAGAGCCAGAATGTGATCATGTGGCCTGGAGCAATGGCTGGCCCGATGAAGGAGGGGATGCCGAGTATCAGCACCTCAGCCCAGTGTGCATATGGAGCTGCAAATCCGATTGGCGCGGTGAACTCATGGTGGACGCGGTGGATCTTCTGGTACCCCCACTCCCCGTGGAGAAGCCTGTGGATCCAGTAATTGAGGTAGTCCTCAACAAGGAAGTACACCAGCAGCTGTGCTGCCATCTCCGCCAGGGACGGCAAAGGCAACTTCGTGTGAATTCCCACCAACTGATTTGATTAAAAGAAAAGTCAATAGTTTTGTATATGAGAATACAATTTTAGCACGATGAAAGAAATGCAGGGAAGGAAATTTCTTCTGCTTTCAAAGACTAGGCGAACTCAGGGGAATCTTCTAGATAGGGGGCATCTAAGAAGGGTTCTCGGTGCAGAACCCAGATCAGGAAGCTCTCACTCAAAGGGGAGGAAAACATGCAGAGAAATGAATTGGAATTCTTTCTTGTCTAAGAAGAGCACAAGAACAGTATGGAAACGCGACCTCTTGTACTGAATCCGCCCCCAAGAGGCCGTAATCTCAAGAACTAACCAGGCG harbors:
- the LOC136528184 gene encoding zinc finger protein GIS2-like — its product is MSSHSPPPKDRRMRTERTSYRDAPYRRDSRHGPSRFRNDLCNNCKRPGHFARECPSVAVCHTCGLPGHIAAECSSKGICWNCKEPGHMANNCPNEGICRNCGKSGHIAKDCTAPPVPPGEVILCSNCYKPGHFREECTNEKACNNCRQSGHIARNCTNDPVCNLCNVAGHLARQCPKSDTLGERGGPPPFRGVGTPFRGVGVPFRGGFSDVICRACNQIGHMSRDCMAGAFMICHNCGGRGHMAYECPSVSLMDRFPPRRF
- the LOC136539417 gene encoding very-long-chain aldehyde decarbonylase GL1-10-like; this translates as MLPYATAAEAEAALGRAMTPAEALWFRYTAGVSDYHLYCCNILFLFVVFTVAPLPVALLELRTPDAVSPYKLQPRVRLSRAEFVRCYKDVLRIFFLVIGPLQLVSFPMVKLVGIHTKLPLPSLAEMAAQLLVYFLVEDYLNYWIHRLLHGEWGYQKIHRVHHEFTAPIGFAAPYAHWAEVLILGIPSFIGPAIAPGHMITFWLWIILRQVEAIETHSGFDFPFTPTKYIPFYGGAEYHDYHHYVGGQSQSNFASVFTYCDYLYGTDRGYRFHKAYLAKLKDLGQNDGEKGDGNGLSYVKLD